The Plectropomus leopardus isolate mb chromosome 14, YSFRI_Pleo_2.0, whole genome shotgun sequence DNA window tgggtacttttactttgaatacttttactacattttcctgataatactcacttacttttacttaaacttaacattttcaatgcaggacttttacttgttacAGAGTATTTCCCTGGGTGatataagtacttttacttaagtaaaggatctgaatacttcgcCCACCACTGCTCTTAAGGCATCCACACACCATACACAGTGGAGACGTCATAGAATTTGGATTCccaaagcagctgctgcaactTCCCTCTGGTCTCCCTCAAATctgcttcctcttcctcttgcaGCGTCTGAGTAACATATGCCAGGGCCAGACGGTTGTGATGTCTCTCCTCCTGGGGGAAGATTACTCCAATCATGACTCGGTGCATTTAATAAAGAAGCCAGGGATATTAGATTAGGTCGCTGCTGCTGCACCCACCTCACTCTGCAAATCATGGATTAAGAACTCCAAATACAAAAGTAAAGCCAGCGGGTATTTCTCCAAGAAAGCCAGGGCATCTTGTGTCTCAAATCGATCAGCTGGTGGACGCTTGTTGAAAATCTGCACCCCTATCTGTTTCAAATAAAGAACGAGTGTTATTGGACATTTCATTAGAGATACTTGTCTTAAGCAAAGCAATTAAGTAAATGGttgctgtgtgtttatatatggaACACACATATGCATTATGCAACTCTGCCCTCTGCAGTTAAGTTTAGaacatgaaaaaggaaaaaggcacCTCCTGGTTTCTTTGAAGAGTCCAATCTGCAAATTTCCACACAGTGTCTTTGTCTTGCAGTTGACTGAGAGTCCAAACTATGTGTCCATACACATCTGAGCAAGAGAGGTCTTTGTGGAGGCCTTCTGCAATTTTCACCCAAGTCTGTAGGAACATAACAGgctaaaataatcaaattaaatatattaagtttatataaaatgtgtgggatttttttggGAAATTGTACCTCAATTGCATCAATTTGATTTCCATGGCTTTGATAGAGGGAACCTAAAGCGAAAAAtctgtgaataaaaaaagatcaaacagCAAATGGTCCAATAAAAACTGAGCATATGTTTCAAACAATGtatctcattttctttcaagaatatttatatatttatgtcaactgtttttgctgtcttttgctGTCAGCTTTTTTGACATGGCAATACCATATTTGCAAATAATACTTTCATTTTCACCTGTTGTGTTGCTCCAAAACAGGAACACAGTGGTCCAGCCTGCACGCATTGGGAAATGCCACCAGCTGCTGCAGATTTTCAGTGTCTCCCAGTTCTACGTACAGCCTCAGGAGGGCGCAGTCCACCTCCTGAACACACTTCAGACCCTGCTCCGTGCCCCTGACTGCTGAGAGAAAATCTCCCAGGAAGGCCAGGTAatgatgaaatgtgtttttgtcctctttggAGAGCACCTTCAGATCCCTTCCCTTGTTCACTTGATCAAGCTGGGATTGAAAGCTCTCTCTGAGACATGACTGCATGTCAGGGTAGAGGCGGATGATTTCTCTGGGGTCCAGCTCACCTGTGCTGTTTGGGTGGGTAATGAGTATTGATTTCTGTTAGACTCAAGTGTAGAAGTCTGCAGAAAGGACACACTAGACTCACAAGATTCACATATTACTGCACAGTTTGCTGTGATTTACTTGGCGTGCTTTGAATTTGGAGTGTCGTGGAAGGGGTTTTACTCTCACATGAATAGATCTCTGGCCTCGGAAAAACCCTCCTGGTAAAAATGAACGAATCCAGCCAGGCAAGTGATGGCCTTCTGCAGCTCCTGCcagtaaaagaaaaaccaaCAACTTAAAACCAGGCACACATTGCATGATCATATTCAAGCAGCGATATGTGAGCTGAAATCATTAAAGCAGAAGAATGTGTGACTCCTTAAATCCTGAGGGCAATATGTTACCCTTTAAGATatccaaaaaacccacaaaaccaGACATATTTCAACTGACCCATCAGCTTTTTAGTTCCAACATCCTCACCTCTAACCTGTAACCTGAGATATGGCACAGATTACACTAAATCTCAGACACCATCTGCTGTCCTCAGTTGCATTCATCCAGCTGGAACACAACTACAATGGCAGCTCACAACAGAGTAGTCAGCCTACGCCTCGACATCGTGGTTCAGTCTGTTCTACACTGATGAAAAATTAAAGTCAAACGCTATGATGTGATGCCAGCTGGAGTTCTAATGCATGCATACTATCTACACATTGTCGGTGTGTATGAATCTATAAAGTAGTGATATTATAGCAGTACTGAATGTTGCATTACAGAGGCAGACAAGACAAGAGAAGGTGAGGATGAGATAAAGGGTTTGTCAAGCTCGCTGCACTCTGGAAAGGACAGTCTGGCGGTTGATCACCCACCACTTTGAGTCAaactgaaatgtcttaaaaactaCTGGAAAGGACAGTGCCAAGAAATTTGGTGCAGACATTCCACCGACCATATGTAAGGATGGACGGCATGACACCTCTCCAAAAGTGAATCCGAAATATCTTCATCGCCCCCTGGCTGCACTTTGGGTCACAACCCCCACTCCATGCTAGCTGATACAACATGGCCAAACTTAACACTCAAAATACAcatcaaattattttgaaaaagttgttTACTGTCTCTTTGTCAAAGCACAATAGCTCTGCCTGCGTATGTCCTTCTTGGAGCATGTCTACAACTGTTTGATAGTACTGCCATGAGcgaaaaaatttgaaaaaatactgaCTGGTCTCacttgattaaccaatattaTATGACTGGCCACATGTGGtctattttgaaagaaaagttgGGGTAAAAATCTGTCCAAGGGCCATGATTGGTTCCTGATCGGACTTAATtaaggaaggaaaggaggaaggaaagaagaatGGAGAAATACTATAAATGCATCTGTGTCATAAAGTCATCTTCAGAAATTGTGTGAACCAAAGAACGTATTTGTTAGAAATCTATATTTCATAGCAGGGACAtattgtgctgctgtgtgtataAATCAAATTTCACCTTGTAAGAGTCAAGTGGACGATGGCTTTGAACTCCATCCAGTAACAACAAGGCCTCCTCGACCCTCTCATCCTTTATAAGTGCCTGGATCTGCTCTTCAACTGGCAACAGACGCAGGCTGaaaatgtctctctctgtgaaCACTAGCACACCATCTGAGGGgagatttgtttttgctttttcagaAACACTCAGTGAGCAGGAACAGTGGCTGCAAGGATGATTGACTGAATTAGTGCAAACTGAGACAGACAAGGCGACATCTTAGAAAACAAAACCGCAGTGTGACAGCCTTTCGGTCTGCAATCTGCCAACATTAGGTGGTGAATTGATGCTGCCTGGTTTACCTGATGTGGAGAGCAGACCCTTCGCTCCGCTGAGACTCACAGTCTGTTTGCGCTGCTGATCTACCATGCTGTAGATAGACAGCACTTGGGGCTGCAGGGTTAGGATGTATGGGAAACATACTCCGGCTGCCAGCACCTCCTGAGGCCACTGCAGGGGAGGACGCTGGCATATCCCTGTCTTCATCACAAACATGCCTGAGGGATGAGGATGGAGTAATGATATCTTGGCAAAACAAACATCCTCTGGCTAAATAGATATATGGGGGAGTGATAACAGATGATTTAACTGTATAGCTGCTTTCAAAGGAAACGTATGAAGACGTCTGTACTCGACAGCCTGTAGAACaggaatactcaacttgctttgcttgggggccacttttgcaaaatgacagggggccaggggccagttgcaacTGCCCTATACATGTtccaaggattttaggacatttctaggaatttaggatgtttctaggattttgggacatttctaggattttagggcatttctaggattttatgacatttcgtagatttcaagacatttctgggatttctaggatttcaagacatttctagattttagggacatttctcagattttcggACATTACTCGGATTTAAACCATTTTCGGATTTgcatgattttaggacatttccttgattttaggacagttctaggttttaggggcttagctaggacctctgttggttGTGAAAGGGATCCTCCACcggcacttttttaaaaaaaattataaacaagctctattctgATGCTGTCTTATGGATTCTGGCACCTTACGTAtactcaaagcacaaaaacaattcccagtaggattttttattgtgaattagaaaatggttgaatGGAGAGgcacccggcaccctatcaggggccaaatttggccTGCAAGCCGTACGTTGATTATCACTGCTATAGAACAACATGTACCACAAACATTTATGCAGGTCTTACCCAAAGATCCAGGCCCGTTCAGGAGGAATTCCCCTCGTCCCACCGGGGTAACAATGACGTGCTGCCTGGTCTGATTGTGAGGGAAAAGCTCCTCGCTGCTCCCAGTCTGAATATCACAGAGGAGATACCTGTTGCTGGTTGCTATGCACAAACTGGCGCCATCTACTGCCAAGGCCACAGGGTCCTGGAGCAAAGGGACTTCTTTTACAACCTCCCACTTGTCCACTCCCACCACGTGGATCCGGATCACCTTCCTGCGGCTGGAGGAAGTCACCATCTCCACACACTGGGCTGAGAGCGATGGGTCGCACACCTCAAACAAAGACACGTACTGGATCTTCTTCAGAGCAGGAACAGGCTCTAAGGAGAACATGTTGAGGGCAGTAACGCTCCGGTCCCACAGGACCAGCAGATGGTTGAAAAGTGGGACTACTCTCAGTTGGATTACTTGGTTGCTTGAGCCAAGTTTTCTCGCCTTGCCCTCTCTGACTTTGCTTTGGCCGGGACTCAGGTCTCCGTTTGAGCAACTAGGGAGAATGAGATGCTGGACTGTTGCATCTTTCGTCCCTATATACACATTTCGGTCATAGCACTCAAGGCACTGGATGCaggatttttccttttcttttgggcCTAATTGCTTTTCATAGACATGTGATGGTGTAAATGCTCTAAAAGTCATTGCAGAAATGTAAGGACTCTTGATTTTTGCAAGGTGAAATTCAAAAGGTGCAGatcttttgtgaaatatgtcaaataagGAGCCCCTACCTCTCTGTGGTTCTCCCTTCCCCTCTGATTCCTCAAGTTTATGAAGTGCAAAGTCGTTGCACCTCCCCATGTGACTCTACCCTGACAGGAAATCTATGTCAGCATTTTTACACCGCTCATCCTGCCATGTGGGAACACTTACACAACACATCCAACGGCCTCACCAAGAAACTTTTACCAGTGTCAAAACAATAGGTATGGTGAAGAAGACAGATATTTTGAGGAGCCCACAGTAACAGTCCCTTGTATTCTTGGCTTGTGCGTGGACCACAGTGGCGGCTTGGTGAGTGGATAATGGACAAGTAGAGGAGCAAGTGATCTGCTGATCAAACCATATATGGTCGCTCTCAGTGTGTTTACAACGGGAATAAACTTGGTGCAATGAGGTCAAGAGGCAACAGAAGCACACAAGAGGTTTGTTTTACAGCAATGATTGTCTAAATGGTGACTAAGATGGGAATATAAGGccataaaaaaagatgtggatTTCCAAACCTACTATCACAGCTATATTTGTTAACCCTGAAATTTGTCTGCCCTAAACTGACATGTGAGGACTCCTCCTCAGAATGGCATCACTGGAGCAGAATAAAACGTATTAGGATGAGCAACAACAGGCCATTTCTTTATTGGAACAACCTTTAGAGTGTGAAGTATTTCACAAAAGAGGAGCATAAACTATGCATCAGTCTTTGTCCCCACAGTGTGGATACATTTATCTAGGCAACTATGATCATGCATAGTAAGCATGCAGCAGAAATATAGTTTGTGTAATTAACGTCAGACCTGTGGTCAAGCGAAATATGTTTTGGTACTGCAActattgattatatttttaacaattaaaataataataaaacaatgattAATTGAATAATCTTTTTGTCCATGGTGTAAGAAATTAGTGCAAATTATTGGcatcataaaaatgctttttttctcaatcagaccaacagtccaaaatccaaactAATTCAGATTACTGTCATATAAGACTAAAAAAAGTATTATGATGTAATAGCTCACTTACGCTCAGCGTTAgatatgtaaacacacacagccttggGAGCCTTGTGTTGGTTCATTTTGTCTGTATCTGAGCACATTTTTTGAAAGctcataaatacagaaaaaacgGAGCAATACCACTGTCCAAACAAGATAAGACCATAGGACACGACagagacatttcaaaaatgctgGAACAAAATGGAACAAATCTGTAATatcaggcccccaggaagtgcgacCGGCCGTGAAGCCAGTTTTTCATTGGGGTCAAACAGTGTAATTACGACTATGAGTGTAATTACGACTATGGGCCCTAGAAGATGTTTCCCATTAATATACATTGTGCAAAAGACATCtggatacatttttaagcattacAACCCCTGCAAGATGACCAGTTTCAccatcaggatttgatccatttggttggaaaatatttggaaaatttAGAAGATGAAATCAATTTATCctcattcaagttagcagagtaCTAAGCTGCAAGTAGCCAGCTGAGTCACCAGAAGTTTCTAGTGCATGTGCTCTATACATGCAGTAGTAGCGCCGGCCATTCGTGTATCTGTATATACGGCAATTGAACATTTGCCTCATTATCCAGGtctttttatacatccatgggtattatagtgggaaaaaaactttGTCTACATGTTGGGATGTAGGctatttaatggcctcacatGCTGTCATGTACAATGCTGCTTTCTTTACAGGATACATTGTTACCATCTCCTCCACCGTCgccatgtttgttgttgtcagaaACTCCTGACTCGTTCCTTTAGTGCCGTCTATTGGATGTATCTAAAGAACACATGGAAGTATGTGAGTAGTGACAGTCACTATGTTAAAATGGACTGATATGTTTTCCTACATGAAGGGTGTATAAATGAGCCTTAACGAACTAGCAAATAagatttttgcttgaaaaatgactgaaacgattattcaattatcaaaatagaatacattttctgtcagtcgAGTAATCCATTCTAACCAGCCACAGTCAGCTCTAATAAcagcatgtgagaaaaaaaaaaagcatatttcgTTTCAACAAACAGAGAATACATTCATCAACAACGCAACAATGACACCCTTACTTTAAAGATACATGTTTGTCTCTATGgaaacatcagtttttgtgtgtgtaggcaaCATGACAGAACTAA harbors:
- the si:ch211-266g18.9 gene encoding transforming growth factor-beta receptor-associated protein 1; translated protein: MTFRAFTPSHVYEKQLGPKEKEKSCIQCLECYDRNVYIGTKDATVQHLILPSCSNGDLSPGQSKVREGKARKLGSSNQVIQLRVVPLFNHLLVLWDRSVTALNMFSLEPVPALKKIQYVSLFEVCDPSLSAQCVEMVTSSSRRKVIRIHVVGVDKWEVVKEVPLLQDPVALAVDGASLCIATSNRYLLCDIQTGSSEELFPHNQTRQHVIVTPVGRGEFLLNGPGSLGMFVMKTGICQRPPLQWPQEVLAAGVCFPYILTLQPQVLSIYSMVDQQRKQTVSLSGAKGLLSTSDGVLVFTERDIFSLRLLPVEEQIQALIKDERVEEALLLLDGVQSHRPLDSYKELQKAITCLAGFVHFYQEGFSEARDLFITGELDPREIIRLYPDMQSCLRESFQSQLDQVNKGRDLKVLSKEDKNTFHHYLAFLGDFLSAVRGTEQGLKCVQEVDCALLRLYVELGDTENLQQLVAFPNACRLDHCVPVLEQHNRFFALGSLYQSHGNQIDAIETWVKIAEGLHKDLSCSDVYGHIVWTLSQLQDKDTVWKFADWTLQRNQEIGVQIFNKRPPADRFETQDALAFLEKYPLALLLYLEFLIHDLQSEEERHHNRLALAYVTQTLQEEEEADLRETRGKLQQLLWESKFYDVSTVYERVKSATLHVEEAILLGRSGEHSQALQVLVHREGDLKAAEAYCCRAAQDQNPQFRQTLLLTLLQIYLRSEDLTSAAVDLLNNNPGVFAAEKVIQLLPESWSVQLVSQFLVGSLRETFHQRRMARLQKALGQVELMRHKVIWMQASKTKFRLDKGQKCTVCQEDLAEPQFACNLHGELMHTSCTGLSLP